A part of Gemmatimonadales bacterium genomic DNA contains:
- a CDS encoding glutamine synthetase encodes MSLRDFLEIPYDELEEINLQAKAERLDLVDPDVIREQRIKYLSDEKRIKAVTVCFADLEGRLHMLDYDKKFLIKSYDNLTFDGSSVRGFSAQQESDLRLSIDWPAFYWLPSDVFGPGKTLVFGDVLEKDGTPYPADIRSRLKSYLKTLRETEGYTCNVAPEIEGFLFKGRDAERRYHETGRFEYVSTGGYYHSLPGDALRTFIDTVAESQRALGFGNEKDHPEVAPSQFEVNYGYTEASIAADQVLLYKLVCRQVASRLDMTASFLPKPVTGVNGSGMHTNMSINKNGKNLFYDKKGQDFLSEFGWSFIDRILSSGQELCLLLNPSVNAYRRLDPHYEAPNQIKASAVDRGSMVRIPIGNEKSARVEVRSIAPDANPYMVLYSLLRTGLEGPIEDSGDKKRDRTKFLPDNIYDGIRLFKSSKYAADLLTESVHKKYADLKLASAERCPKALGSLIKIPEIQFHHEVTNQYLWSKF; translated from the coding sequence ATGAGCCTGCGTGACTTCCTCGAAATTCCGTATGACGAGCTCGAGGAAATCAACCTCCAAGCCAAGGCTGAACGGCTTGATCTGGTCGACCCGGATGTGATCCGCGAACAGCGGATCAAGTATTTGAGTGATGAGAAGCGTATCAAGGCAGTGACCGTCTGCTTCGCAGACCTCGAAGGTCGCCTTCATATGCTCGACTACGACAAGAAGTTTCTGATCAAGTCGTACGACAATCTGACCTTCGACGGGTCGTCGGTTCGGGGTTTTTCTGCGCAGCAGGAGTCTGACCTTCGCTTGAGCATCGACTGGCCGGCCTTCTACTGGCTGCCGTCTGATGTGTTCGGGCCGGGGAAAACACTTGTCTTCGGCGATGTGCTCGAGAAGGATGGCACACCATACCCCGCGGACATCCGTTCCCGGCTCAAGAGTTATCTCAAGACGCTTCGGGAAACCGAGGGCTACACCTGCAATGTGGCCCCCGAGATCGAGGGCTTCCTCTTCAAGGGGCGAGACGCCGAGCGCCGGTACCATGAGACGGGCCGGTTCGAGTACGTCTCGACGGGTGGCTATTATCACTCGCTTCCGGGCGATGCGCTGCGCACGTTCATCGACACTGTGGCAGAGTCGCAGCGGGCGCTCGGTTTTGGCAATGAGAAAGATCACCCCGAGGTGGCGCCGTCGCAGTTCGAGGTCAACTACGGCTACACCGAGGCCAGCATCGCAGCCGACCAGGTGCTGCTGTATAAGCTGGTCTGCCGTCAGGTGGCGTCCCGGCTCGATATGACCGCGAGCTTCCTGCCCAAGCCGGTCACCGGCGTCAACGGGTCGGGCATGCACACCAACATGTCGATCAACAAGAACGGCAAGAACCTCTTCTACGACAAGAAAGGCCAGGACTTCCTGTCGGAGTTCGGCTGGAGCTTCATCGATCGGATTCTGTCGAGTGGGCAGGAGCTCTGCCTTCTCCTCAATCCGAGCGTCAACGCCTATCGACGCCTCGATCCGCACTACGAAGCGCCGAATCAGATCAAGGCGTCCGCGGTGGACCGTGGCTCGATGGTTCGGATTCCGATCGGTAACGAGAAGTCGGCCCGCGTCGAGGTGCGCTCGATTGCGCCCGACGCGAACCCCTATATGGTACTCTATTCGCTCCTCAGGACGGGGCTCGAGGGGCCGATCGAGGATTCTGGCGACAAGAAGCGGGATCGGACCAAGTTCCTGCCCGACAACATTTACGACGGGATCCGGCTGTTCAAGAGCTCCAAGTACGCGGCCGATCTGCTGACGGAGTCGGTTCACAAGAAATATGCAGATCTCAAGCTTGCCTCGGCGGAGCGTTGCCCCAAGGCGTTGGGCTCACTGATCAAGATTCCGGAGATTCAGTTCCACCACGAGGTTACCAATCAGTATCTCTGGTCGAAGTTCTGA